In Juglans microcarpa x Juglans regia isolate MS1-56 chromosome 7D, Jm3101_v1.0, whole genome shotgun sequence, the following are encoded in one genomic region:
- the LOC121239474 gene encoding cation/H(+) antiporter 4-like, with protein sequence MGDVVVAAPSGYQVESVMADGMGRLDKYVYVGCCFGKRNLSGNLRMNVLCWRRTFLCLVDFGLYEKNLYLADPEEGIEVGRDGEAAGSGSSAMVNTDETNELNILRVNQAGIILGPSLLGRFEPFKILFDVRSQEIIGVLAAFGYGLFLFLSGVKMDMKVLKRTGRKALYTGIACILFPLIIGLSLGLSLKRSWLTKEEAYSLPFLTAFHSLTPFPVVVYLLEKLKILNSELGQLGLSAALVSDAIGLFLLVLATWSMVAREKGYFHVIFVGASTIIYLLTVVFVFRPAMVWIVKQTPKGRPVKTVYIHMIMLLMLVTGVLSHSINFTCVIGPFFLGLAVPDGPPLGSAIVNKFNCFTEHVLLPLFVTICAMKADLGLISLGSNLLAFDIILLIATFAAKMVACLIPLLYSKMPINDALALALVLSFKGEVQLSLYSYFGDDQVQLILDKTLSLSIVAILINATIAPILVKYLYDPSRKYAGYKERDIMHNRRNSELRILVCIHKPDNIPSVIKLLEALGPTRQRPLTVYVLHLIKLIGRASPVFISHQMQKKTLSKTCYSENVIIAFNRFKQDNLDGISLLHVFTAISPPKYMHDDVCTLALDKLASLIVLPFHRKWSLDGFVESEDCATRTLNFGVLELAPCSVGILVDRGRSTIPADSSYSVAMIFLGGSDDLEALTLAKRMANDMMNINLTVVHFVASGSEEIRDWGYLLDQQVLKDVKLNNVSGGCVAYIEEMVEDGPQTALIIHSMIDEYDLIIVGRRHNVVSPQTSGLAEWIEFPELGIIGDLLASSDNNTRTSVLVVQQQQ encoded by the exons ATGGGTGATGTGGTGGTGGCAGCACCGTCTGGGTACCAGGTGGAATCTGTGATGGCTGATGGCATGGGGAG ACTTGACAAATATGTCTATGTTGGTTGctgttttggaaaaagaaatttgagtGGGAATTTGAGGATGAACGTCCTCTGTTGGAGAAGAACCTTCCTCTGCCTTGTGGATTTCGGCCTCTACGAAAAGAACCTCTACCTTGCTGATCCT gaagaaggaataGAGGTAGGACGTGATGGGGAGGCTGCTGGGTCGGGGTCGTCTGCCATg GTTAATACGGACGAGACTAATGAATTGAATATTCTTCGTGTGAATCAGGCGGGCATAATCCTCGGTCCATCACTACTTGGGCGCTTTGAACCATTCAAGATCTTGTTTGACGTTAGAAGTCAAGAAATAATTGGTGTACTGGCTGCCTTTGGTTACggactgtttttgtttttgagcgGAGTGAAAATGGATATGAAAGTGTTAAAAAGGACGGGAAGAAAAGCCTTATATACTGGTATTGCCTGCATATTGTTCCCTTTGATAATTGGCTTGTCACTTGGACTGTCCCTTAAAAGATCTTGGCTCACCAAAGAAGAAGCATATAGTCTTCCATTTCTGACAGCATTTCATAGTTTAACTCCATTTCCGGTGGTCGTTTACCTTCTTGAGAAACTCAAGATCTTGAACTCTGAACTTGGTCAATTAGGCCTATCTGCAGCGTTGGTTTCCGACGCAATTGGCttgtttcttcttgttcttgccACATGGAGTATGGTTGCCAGGGAGAAGGgttattttcatgttatttttgttggagCTTCAACCATTATCTATCTCTTAACCGTTGTATTTGTTTTTCGACCCGCAATGGTTTGGATAGTCAAGCAAACACCCAAAGGAAGGCCTGTCAAAACCGTATACATTCACATGATCATGCTGCTGATGCTTGTGACTGGCGTGCTTTCTCATTCGATTAATTTTACTTGTGTCATTGGACCTTTTTTTCTCGGTTTGGCGGTACCAGATGGACCGCCTTTAGGATCTGCCATTGTCAACAAGTTCAACTGCTTCACTGAACATGTGCTTCTTCCACTCTTTGTAACTATATGTGCTATGAAGGCTGATCTAGGTTTAATCAGCCTCGGTAGCAACTTGCTGGCCTTCGATATAATCCTCCTTATCGCGACTTTTGCTGCTAAAATGGTGGCCTGTTTGATTCCTCTCTTGTACTCCAAAATGCCCATAAATGATGCTCTAGCACTTGCTCTCGTTTTGAGTTTCAAAGGTGAAGTTCAGCTCAGCTTATATTCTTACTTCGGAGATGACCAG GTCCAACTTATACTAGACAAGACGCTTTCTTTATCGATAGTTGCGATCCTAATTAATGCAACTATTGCACCAATCTTGGTGAAGTACCTATACGATCCTTCAAGGAAATATGCAGGTTACAAGGAAAGGGATATCATGCATAATAGACGCAATTCAGAGCTTCGCATCTTGGTGTGCATTCACAAACCCGACAACATTCCTTCGGTTATCAAACTACTGGAAGCTTTAGGCCCGACAAGACAAAGACCCCTTACTGTTTATGTTCTTCACCTTATCAAACTGATTGGCCGAGCCTCCCCCGTTTTTATCTCCCACCAAATGCAGAAAAAGACTCTCTCCAAAACTTGCTATTCTGAGAACGTTATTATCGCATTTAATCGCTTCAAACAAGACAATCTGGATGGCATATCACTGTTGCATGTTTTCACTGCCATCTCTCCACCAAAGTACATGCACGACGACGTATGCACTCTTGCACTGGACAAGCTCGCGTCCCTCATAGTACTCCCATTCCACCGGAAATGGTCCCTCGATGGGTTTGTTGAATCGGAGGACTGTGCTACAAGGACTCTGAACTTCGGTGTCCTTGAACTAGCACCTTGCTCCGTGGGGATCCTTGTTGATCGTGGCCGTTCAACTATTCCAGCAGATTCGTCTTATTCTGTTGCAATGATCTTCTTAGGAGGGAGTGACGATCTAGAGGCATTAACATTGGCGAAACGCATGGCCAATGATATGATGAACATCAATTTGACTGTGGTTCACTTTGTTGCATCTGGGAGTGAAGAGATTAGAGATTGGGGCTATTTGCTGGACCAGCAGGTGCTCAAGGATGTTAAACTTAACAATGTGAGTGGTGGATGTGTGGCGTATATAGAGGAGATGGTGGAAGATGGACCTCAGACGGCATTGATAATTCATTCTATGATAGACGAGTACGACCTTATTATAGTTGGAAGGCGGCACAATGTAGTGTCCCCTCAAACATCTGGGCTTGCAGAATGGATTGAATTCCCTGAGCTGGGTATCATCGGAGATCTTCTTGCCTCCTCAGATAACAACACCAGGACATCCGTTTTGGTGgtgcagcagcagcagtag